The following are from one region of the Papaver somniferum cultivar HN1 unplaced genomic scaffold, ASM357369v1 unplaced-scaffold_132, whole genome shotgun sequence genome:
- the LOC113333380 gene encoding uncharacterized protein LOC113333380, which produces MKDAIESNKDDEKSDMDVEDGASAKKSSKKKKSKGDVEPMEEDKSAAKVTNEDASEEDMGTEKKKKKKEKRKSQENGENVIESEQNGTTYSHHPLDAASGLDQKLIMWDLERSTARCSCDHEVSENFIKVDCLFVVPVSLELELTLNTQVKCMCNSRLH; this is translated from the exons ATGAAAGATGCCATTGAAAGTAATAAAG ATGATGAGAAAAGTGATATGGATGTAGAAGATGGAGCTTCCGCAAAGAAGAGCagcaagaaaaagaagtcaaaagGCGATGTAGAGCCTATGGAAGAGGACAAATCAGCTGCTAAAGTAACTAATGAAGATGCTTCAGAGGAAGATATGGGgactgagaagaagaaaaagaaaaaagagaagcgCAAGTCTCAGGAGAATGGTGAGAATGTAATTGAGTCGGAGCAGAACGGAACAACCTATAG CCACCACCCGTTGGATGCAGCCAGTGGCCTTGATCAGAAACTCATTATGTGGGACCTGGAACGCTCAACTGCACGCTGCTCATGTGATCATGAG gtttccgaAAACTTCATAAAAGTTGATTGCTTATTTGTGGTACCggtctcgctggaattggagttgacgctAAATACACAAgtcaaatgcatgtgtaactctcggttacactag